A genomic segment from Drosophila miranda strain MSH22 chromosome 3, D.miranda_PacBio2.1, whole genome shotgun sequence encodes:
- the LOC117188384 gene encoding uncharacterized protein LOC117188384 has translation MASKVKCNMCDKSVDFSEFQSHYERCSDYRNNVVCDLCSKSIDLIEFDSHYESCLGPRNAFEILVSKGSNSSDLQGPSTSGASKRPRLDTPMELMIIDCSICGESYPSSRERRHMMSDKHKNARAAQLEENENVILISTESRFPLKSYRFHSNKSEQIDLKEFFHDCKNDIINLLRHCMSEYRSIKYNLKVYGLYVKNTEDESLTETMKHFITPYKPIYENELIDDHLNDTIENLITLSSEFQEKDSGWAIKCFKYFELTMIKLEHIAANRFIQAPKKIKSRNALINVKNDDDFCFKWCVLASLAYEKHLKTIYQTAALKKISRDKLTIPSSYRCGNIRQDIIYYEGVRLNFSGIEFPITSKGIKRFESANEDFSINVYEVDENGKNVVGPTVRTKKIRTHHINLIGINSDNMQMMHYAYITCIRKLCYSQHSKSHNTAYFCENCLQFYSTTNTIHDTKECGKVAALYPEPNTKTVFKSFSKKLSPPVVIYADIEAVLENYHINLNDPSKSSTTMAQRHTACAASFYIVHKYNEHLNEMWTYEGPDCIQKFCQALRMKTDGLYEKYWKSYKKPIYQFNIWDEDYQEHGDCYACEKQISDDDREKFFDQLTGQYVGPIHKLCKQTFRLSDPFSR, from the exons atggcATCAAAAGTTAAGTGCAACATGTGTGATAAGTCCGTTGACTTTTCAGAGTTTCAATCTCATTATGAGAGATGCTCTGATTATCGTAATAATGTGGTGTGTGATCTTTGCTCTAAGTCCATCGACTTAATAGAGTTTGATAGTCATTATGAATCATGCTTGGGACCTAGGAATGCTTTTGAGATTCTTGTGAGCAAAGGATCTAATTCAAGTGATCTTCAAGGTCCTTCAACGTCAGGAGCTTCAAAACGGCCTCGATTGGATACTCCGATGGAACTAATGATTATTGACTGTTCAATTTGCGGTGAAAGTTACCCTTCGTCTAGGGAAAGACGCCATATGATGTCGGACAAACATAAGAATGCAAGAGCAGCTCAACTAGAGGAAAATGAAAAcgttattttaatttcaacgGAGTCGCGATTTCCTTTAAAATCATATCGTTTTCACTCAAATAAAAGTGAACAGATTGATTTAAAAGAGTTTTTTCATGATTGCAAAAATgatattatcaatttattgcgTCACTGCATGAGTGAGTACAGAtccataaaatacaatttaaaagtatatGGATTATACGTTAAAAACACTGAAGATGAAAGCTTAACAGAAACAATGAAGCATTTCATTACTCCATACAAACCAATATATGAAAACGAGCTGATTGATGATCATCTAAATGATACCATAGAAAATTTGATAACTCTCAGCAGTGAATTCCAGGAGAAGGATTCAGGCTGGGCAATAAagtgttttaaatattttgaacTTACCATGATAAAACTAGAGCATATCGCTGCAAACAGGTTTATCCAAGCTCCCAAAAAAATTAAGTCACGAAATGCACtcataaatgttaaaaatgaCGATGATTTTTGTTTCAAGTGGTGTGTTTTAGCATCATTGGCCTATGAAAAACACCTTAAAACTATATATCAAACAGCagcattaaaaaaaatttcccGAGATAAGTTAACAATACCATCATCCTATCGATGCGGAAACATACGGCAAGACATCATTTATTATGAAGGAGTAAGATTAAATTTTTCCGGAATTGAGTTTCCAATAACAAGCAAAGGAATCAAGCGATTCGAATCAGCAAATGAGGATTTTAGCATCAATGTTTATGAAGTCGATGAGAATGGAAAAAACGTTGTGGGACCCACAGTGAGGACTAAGAAAATTCGGACTCACCACATAAACTTGATTGGAATTAATAGTGATAATATGCAAATGATGCATTATGCATATATAACGTGCATCAGAAAATTATGTTATTCACAACATAGTAAATCCCATAATACTGCATATTTTTGCGAGAACTGCTTGCAATTTTATAGTACAACAAATACTATACATGACACTAAAGAGTGTGGAAAAGTTGCTGCTTTGTATCCTGAACCTAATACCAAAACTGTATTCAAAAGTTTTTCTAAAAAACTATCTCCACCAGTAGTAATTTATGCTGACATCGAAGCAGTTTTGGAAAATTACCATATAAATCTTAATGATCCATCAAAATCATCAACTACTATGGCACAGAGGCATACAGCATGTGCAGCATCATTTTATATTGTACATAAATACAATGAACATCTAAATGAGATGTGGACATACGaag GACCGGATTGTATCCAAAAATTTTGTCAAGCACTTAGGATGAAAACCGATGGACTTTATGAGAAGTACTGGAAGTCCTATAAAAAACCAATCTATCAGTTTAACATTTGGGATGAGGATTATCAGGAACACGGTGATTGCTATGCCTGCGAAAAACAAATTTCTGATGATGATCGAGAAAAATTCTTTGATCAGCTTACAGGACAATATGTAGGTCCTATTCATAAGCTGTGTAAACAGACATTTAGATTAAGCGATCCCTTTTCCCGGTAG
- the LOC108160225 gene encoding U4/U6.U5 small nuclear ribonucleoprotein 27 kDa protein, with translation MGRSRSPASPAHRRREKERTERKKRRERRSREREAQKESSSSGRRDRDRDRERSRSRDRDRARGGGRRSRSRSRGGGGGAAGGGNSSSNNSSSGPSTSRRTTRNKAAAAAAAAADRPQINDADLEGKSPEEVEMLKTMGFCTFDTTKNKKVEGNDVGEVHVILKRKYRQYMNRKGGFNRPLDFVA, from the exons ATGGGTCGAAGTCGCAGTCCCGCCTCTCCAGCCCACAGAAGACGTGAGAAAGAGCGCACAGAGAGAAAAAAGAGACGCGAACGCCGATCCAGAGAAAGAGAGGCGCAGAaagagagcagcagcagcggtcgTCGTGACCGCGATCGTGATCGCGAGAGGAGTCGCAGCCGTGACAGAGATCGTGCGCGCGGAGGAGGACGGCGTTCTAG ATCACGTTCgagaggcggcggcggcggtgctGCTGGCGGCGGaaatagcagcagcaacaacagcagctcGGGACCATCAACGTCCAGGCGAACCACACGGAACAAAGCagcggccgctgctgcagcagctgctgatCGTCCCCAGATCAATGATGCCGATCTGGAGGGTAAATCGCCGGAAGAGGTTGAGATGCTCAAGACTATGGGTTTCTGCACGTTCGACACCACTAAGAACAAGAAGGTCGAGGGCAATGATGTCGGTGAAGTGCACGTAATCCTCAAGCGCAAGTATCGCCAGTATATGAACCGCAAGGGTGGCTTCAACAGGCCGCTCGATTTCGTGGCCTAG
- the LOC108160224 gene encoding eukaryotic translation initiation factor 6, with protein MALRVQFENNDDIGVFTKLTNTYCLVAIGGSETFYSAFEAELAETIPVVHANVGGCRIIGRLTVGNRNGLLVPNSTTDEELQHLRNSLPDAVKIQRVEERLSALGNVVACNDYVALVHPDLDKETEEIIGDVLNVEVFRQTIADNTLVGSYTVLSNQGGMVHPKTSIQDQDELSSLLQVPLVAGTVNRGSEVLAAGMVVNDWLSFVGMNTTATEISVIESVFKLNQAQPAAVTTKLRAALIEDMS; from the coding sequence ATGGCGCTTCGCGTGCAATTCGAGAACAACGATGACATCGGCGTCTTCACCAAACTCACAAATACATATTGTCTAGTCGCCATTGGCGGCTCCGAGACCTTCTACAGTGCTTTCGAGGCCGAATTGGCCGAGACCATTCCGGTGGTGCATGCAAATGTGGGAGGCTGTCGCATCATCGGACGCCTCACTGTCGGCAACCGCAACGGGCTGCTGGTGCCCAATTCGACCACAGACGAAGAGCTGCAGCATCTGCGCAATAGTCTGCCAGACGCCGTGAAGATCCAGCGGGTGGAGGAGCGTCTCTCAGCCCTGGGCAACGTGGTGGCCTGCAACGATTATGTGGCCCTTGTTCACCCTGATTTGGACAAGGAGACAGAGGAGATTATCGGGGACGTCCTCAATGTGGAGGTCTTTCGCCAGACCATTGCCGACAACACCTTGGTCGGCTCCTACACTGTACTGAGCAACCAGGGAGGCATGGTGCATCCCAAGACGAGCATACAGGACCAGGACGAGCTGTCTTCTCTGCTGCAGGTTCCCCTCGTAGCTGGAACGGTGAACCGTGGTAGCGAGGTCCTCGCGGCCGGCATGGTGGTCAACGATTGGCTCTCCTTTGTGGGCATGAACACAACAGCCACAGAGATATCGGTGATTGAGAGCGTCTTTAAGCTGAATCAGGCACAGCCGGCTGCGGTGACAACCAAATTACGCGCGGCCCTGATTGAGGACATGTCCTAG